A genomic window from Sphingobacterium sp. BN32 includes:
- a CDS encoding long-chain fatty acid--CoA ligase: MDEKLRLFDLAFRQVELFPNLDIFSHKKEGEWKPIKTEQFLTEVNAISKGLIELGVKPGEKVGLIADSSVEWHIVDFAIQQIGAVTVAIYPNITDADYQFIFNDAEIKLCIVSNKSLYNRILSLKDSIYTLKFVFAMDKQENVRHWDELKTLGEKIPDEQLNLLRDAVKPEDLATLIYTSGTTGKPKGVMLTHNNIMANVEAAREITPCQAYHRSLTFLPPCHAYERMVIYTYLYIGITTHIAESLDKIGQNIKEVQPHIMTAVPRILEKVYEKIMKTGLELTGMKRNIFDWAVKVAEDYDPDPKKRSFGYNIKLKLAKKLVLDKWYEALGGQLMTVASGSASLQAKLARVFLAAGIPLYEGYGMTEASPLISVNHYIKGTRVGTVGLPVKYVEIKLAEDGEILVKGPNVMQGYYKNKEETDKTIIDGWLHTGDIGTWEEGRFLKIIDRKKEMFKISGGKYVIPQPIEKKLLESNYIEQAMVIGDGQKFASAYIVPNYAHLIDWSKSEAPELRDLPKDQFLKQDKVVRKINKEVQFANKHFGNWEQIKRPIILTNEFTIEDGELTPTLKMKRKVILEKYKKEFEDLYHTAE; the protein is encoded by the coding sequence ATGGATGAAAAACTTAGACTGTTCGATCTAGCGTTTAGACAGGTCGAACTATTCCCTAACCTTGATATTTTCTCGCATAAAAAAGAAGGTGAGTGGAAACCAATAAAAACCGAACAATTTTTAACGGAAGTAAATGCAATTTCTAAAGGCCTTATTGAATTAGGTGTCAAGCCTGGCGAAAAAGTAGGTCTAATAGCCGATAGCAGTGTAGAATGGCATATTGTAGATTTTGCAATTCAGCAAATTGGAGCCGTAACGGTAGCTATATATCCGAATATCACTGATGCGGACTATCAATTTATCTTCAACGATGCGGAAATCAAACTATGTATCGTCAGCAATAAATCCCTTTATAACCGTATTCTTTCTTTAAAAGACTCCATCTATACGTTAAAATTCGTATTTGCGATGGATAAACAGGAAAATGTTAGGCATTGGGACGAGCTGAAGACCTTGGGTGAAAAGATACCTGACGAGCAATTGAATTTGCTTCGTGATGCCGTAAAACCAGAAGATCTGGCTACACTAATTTACACATCCGGAACTACCGGGAAACCTAAAGGTGTGATGCTAACACATAACAACATCATGGCCAATGTGGAAGCCGCGAGAGAAATTACCCCTTGCCAGGCCTACCATCGCTCCCTTACCTTCCTCCCTCCTTGCCACGCCTATGAGCGGATGGTCATCTACACCTATCTCTATATCGGTATCACGACGCATATCGCTGAGTCCTTAGACAAGATAGGACAGAACATTAAGGAAGTGCAGCCACATATTATGACCGCTGTTCCTAGAATTCTGGAGAAAGTCTATGAAAAGATTATGAAAACGGGTCTTGAGCTGACCGGTATGAAGCGTAATATCTTTGATTGGGCGGTGAAAGTGGCGGAAGATTATGACCCTGATCCCAAGAAAAGAAGTTTTGGGTATAATATAAAATTGAAACTCGCTAAGAAATTGGTGTTAGATAAATGGTACGAAGCCTTAGGCGGTCAGTTAATGACCGTAGCGTCCGGTAGTGCTTCCTTGCAGGCGAAACTTGCGCGCGTATTCTTAGCGGCGGGCATCCCACTTTATGAAGGCTATGGAATGACCGAAGCATCGCCACTGATTTCGGTAAACCATTACATTAAAGGAACCCGTGTCGGTACCGTGGGCCTTCCGGTAAAATATGTAGAAATTAAATTAGCCGAAGACGGCGAAATCCTGGTAAAAGGACCCAACGTCATGCAAGGTTATTATAAGAATAAAGAAGAAACGGATAAAACGATTATTGACGGCTGGTTGCATACCGGTGATATCGGAACTTGGGAAGAAGGTCGTTTCTTAAAGATCATTGATCGCAAAAAGGAAATGTTCAAAATTTCCGGCGGTAAATACGTCATCCCACAACCTATCGAAAAGAAACTGTTAGAGTCGAACTATATCGAACAAGCGATGGTCATCGGCGATGGTCAGAAGTTCGCTTCGGCCTACATCGTACCTAACTATGCTCATTTAATCGACTGGAGTAAATCCGAAGCACCAGAGCTGCGGGATCTACCGAAAGATCAGTTCTTGAAGCAGGATAAAGTTGTTAGAAAGATAAATAAGGAAGTACAATTCGCTAATAAGCATTTCGGAAACTGGGAGCAGATTAAGCGCCCAATTATTCTGACGAATGAATTTACAATTGAGGACGGCGAACTGACACCGACATTGAAAATGAAGAGAAAGGTCATTCTCGAAAAATATAAGAAAGAGTTCGAAGACCTCTATCATACAGCAGAATAA
- a CDS encoding homogentisate 1,2-dioxygenase, with protein sequence MPLYHQLGQVPPKRHTVFRKPNGELYAEELVSTHGFSSTYALVYPCHPPTLVKQIQEPYDVSPTVARDKHLKHTSLKGFQVKPKADYLESRVPVLVNDDLHISLAAPEDSMKDYFYKNSQADEVIFIHEGSGTLKTGYGEIPFAYGDYLVIPRGVIYQLEFNDKNNRLFIVESFEPIRTPKRYRNEFGQLAEHAPFYERDIKRPQNLKTYDEFGDFEVKIKKQGLIYPYIYGSHPFDFIGWDGYHYPWAFSIHDFMPITGMLHQPPPVHQTFETNSFVLCSFCPRLYDYHPDSIPAPYNHSNVDSDEVLYYVDGDFMSRKSVEKGQITLHPGGIPHGPHPGTVEKSIGQTRTDELAVMIDPFRPLKLTKEALELEDPDYYISWLS encoded by the coding sequence ATGCCACTTTATCATCAATTGGGACAAGTTCCCCCAAAACGACATACCGTATTCAGAAAGCCGAATGGCGAGCTCTATGCGGAAGAGTTGGTATCTACGCACGGCTTCTCGAGCACTTATGCTTTGGTTTACCCTTGTCATCCGCCAACCTTAGTTAAGCAAATACAAGAACCTTATGATGTTTCGCCAACAGTTGCACGCGACAAGCATCTAAAACATACGAGCCTGAAGGGTTTTCAAGTAAAACCTAAAGCAGATTATTTAGAAAGCCGAGTGCCAGTATTGGTTAACGACGATTTACATATTTCACTGGCAGCCCCAGAGGATTCGATGAAGGATTATTTCTATAAAAATAGCCAAGCTGATGAGGTGATCTTTATACATGAGGGTTCAGGAACATTAAAAACCGGGTATGGGGAAATTCCCTTCGCTTATGGTGATTATTTAGTTATCCCAAGAGGGGTAATCTATCAGTTGGAATTCAATGATAAGAACAATAGGTTGTTTATCGTTGAATCCTTCGAGCCTATCCGTACGCCGAAGCGCTATAGAAATGAGTTTGGCCAATTAGCGGAACATGCGCCATTTTATGAGCGAGATATCAAGCGTCCGCAGAATCTGAAGACTTATGACGAATTTGGGGATTTTGAAGTCAAGATTAAAAAGCAGGGCTTGATCTATCCATACATTTATGGAAGCCATCCTTTTGATTTTATCGGTTGGGATGGATATCACTATCCTTGGGCATTTTCAATTCATGATTTTATGCCGATTACTGGCATGCTGCATCAGCCGCCACCGGTTCACCAGACCTTTGAAACCAATTCTTTCGTGTTATGCAGTTTCTGTCCGCGTCTTTATGACTACCATCCAGATTCTATTCCTGCTCCTTATAACCACAGCAATGTGGACTCCGACGAAGTGCTTTACTATGTAGATGGCGATTTTATGAGCCGTAAGTCTGTAGAAAAGGGACAGATCACTTTGCATCCGGGCGGTATTCCGCATGGGCCGCATCCGGGTACCGTGGAGAAGAGCATCGGGCAAACGCGAACAGATGAGTTAGCAGTGATGATCGATCCTTTCCGTCCGCTTAAATTAACGAAGGAAGCTTTGGAACTAGAGGATCCGGACTATTACATTTCTTGGTTAAGTTAA
- a CDS encoding Glu/Leu/Phe/Val dehydrogenase dimerization domain-containing protein, which translates to MKELLKAFEEKRPEIVFEWKDPETDAEGWVVINSLRGGAAGGGTRMRLGLDRNEVESLAKTMEVKFTVSGPAIGGAKSGINFDPSDPRKKDVLDRWFKAVTPLLKNYYGTGGDLNIDEITDVIPLTEQYGLWHPQEGVLSGHFDVRENGRIHQIGQLRYGVSKVLEDGTYSPELRRKYKVADMITGFGVAESVRHFYSLFGGQISEKTAIIQGWGNVAASAAFYLSKFGVKIIGIIDRVGGLINEKGFSEEEIAALFLSRKGNSLAADHLIPFEEINERIWKLGADIFIPAAASRLVSKEQVNTMVAHGLELIASGANVPFADKEIFYGPVMEYADQHVAVIPDFIANCGMARVFAYLMQPNIEISDDALFSDVSAIILKAMEAIHAANPTSKTGISSRGYEIALKQLI; encoded by the coding sequence ATGAAAGAATTATTGAAAGCTTTCGAAGAGAAGCGTCCGGAGATTGTTTTTGAATGGAAAGATCCGGAGACGGATGCAGAAGGATGGGTTGTTATCAATTCATTGCGTGGTGGTGCCGCAGGCGGCGGCACGCGTATGCGTTTGGGATTAGATCGTAATGAGGTAGAGTCGCTTGCGAAGACCATGGAGGTGAAATTTACAGTGTCCGGACCGGCTATCGGCGGAGCTAAATCGGGTATTAATTTTGATCCATCAGATCCTCGTAAAAAAGACGTTCTGGATCGTTGGTTTAAGGCTGTAACGCCGTTGTTGAAAAACTATTATGGCACCGGTGGAGACTTGAACATCGATGAAATAACCGATGTTATTCCTTTAACGGAGCAATACGGCCTTTGGCATCCGCAGGAGGGTGTGCTTAGCGGACATTTCGATGTGCGAGAGAATGGCCGAATACATCAAATCGGACAGCTTCGTTATGGTGTTTCCAAGGTATTGGAAGATGGTACATACAGTCCGGAATTGAGGCGTAAATATAAGGTTGCTGACATGATTACTGGATTCGGTGTTGCGGAGTCAGTTCGTCATTTTTATTCGCTATTTGGAGGCCAGATAAGTGAGAAGACAGCGATCATTCAAGGCTGGGGTAATGTGGCTGCATCGGCAGCATTTTACCTGAGTAAATTTGGCGTAAAGATTATCGGGATTATCGATCGCGTCGGTGGTTTGATCAATGAGAAAGGATTTTCCGAAGAAGAGATTGCGGCTTTATTTTTATCGCGTAAGGGAAACTCCCTTGCTGCAGACCATTTGATACCATTCGAAGAGATCAATGAGCGCATCTGGAAATTAGGAGCTGATATCTTTATTCCTGCGGCCGCTTCGCGACTTGTTTCCAAAGAGCAAGTCAACACGATGGTAGCCCACGGACTAGAGCTGATCGCTTCTGGCGCCAATGTCCCATTCGCCGACAAAGAGATCTTCTATGGCCCCGTGATGGAGTATGCCGATCAACATGTCGCTGTTATCCCAGACTTTATCGCGAATTGCGGCATGGCGCGAGTATTTGCTTACCTGATGCAACCCAATATTGAAATCAGTGACGATGCGTTATTCTCTGATGTATCAGCGATAATTCTGAAGGCCATGGAGGCTATACATGCTGCTAATCCGACTTCCAAGACGGGTATTTCGTCGAGGGGATATGAGATTGCTTTGAAGCAGCTTATATAG
- a CDS encoding (deoxy)nucleoside triphosphate pyrophosphohydrolase, with the protein MIHVACALIEKDNQVLICQRSADMKLPLKWEFPGGKQEENESLEECLLREVEEELKLKIKIHRPLTKVEYHYPDFSLTLYPYLCSIQSGEPTKTEHEQVIWVDQVDLGKYDWANADLPIIEEYIRIVREAI; encoded by the coding sequence ATGATACATGTAGCCTGCGCCCTGATAGAGAAAGATAATCAAGTTCTAATTTGCCAACGATCGGCGGATATGAAACTTCCCTTAAAATGGGAATTTCCCGGTGGCAAACAAGAAGAGAATGAATCCTTGGAAGAATGTTTACTTCGCGAGGTTGAAGAGGAATTGAAGTTAAAGATTAAGATTCATCGTCCCTTAACCAAAGTAGAATATCATTACCCTGACTTCTCCTTAACGCTCTACCCCTACCTCTGTAGCATCCAATCCGGTGAACCTACTAAAACCGAACACGAACAAGTCATTTGGGTCGATCAAGTTGACCTAGGGAAATACGACTGGGCAAATGCCGACCTCCCCATCATAGAAGAGTATATTCGTATTGTAAGGGAAGCAATTTAA
- a CDS encoding aromatic amino acid hydroxylase gives MNHYDNPVVAQLPKHLLKYIVPQDYSRYTAIDQAVWRYVMRQNYAYLRKIAYYPYIPGLTKAGLSIEEVPNLQSMNDALKKIGWGAVTVDGFIPPSAFMEFQAYRVLVIAADIRSIDHISYTPAPDIIHESSGHAPIIGEPEYADYLQYFGSVGTKALSSGKDMELYEAIRELSIVKEKEGASQEEIDAAESKFEAISKNMGEPSEMAILSRLHWWTVEYGLIGTLEDPKIYGAGLLSSIGESANCMRPEVSKLPFTLDAIKYAYDITQPQPQLFVTADFHQVYDVLDEFANQMAFRVGGKASMDKAIDSRTVCTAVYSSGLQVSGVFVDFADSEELIGIKTNSPTSLAFEDKQLDGHGKNYHKDGFSSPVGLLKGISQPLEVFSTQQLSELGIVQGKPAELHFESGLAVRGVVDGLTYRNERLLMISFSDCTVNDASGKVYFQPEWGTYDMAVGHKIVSVFAGAADKDAYEGAGGGTGEPIAAGVYSDRVLALQQVYQAIRAVRTEKGNVDSLVNKLRGLDANFSDTWLAALEILEIALDQEKQDLAIDAEGYLRMMKTKHPELDKLIQDGIRLAKDRNISLTLSQ, from the coding sequence ATGAATCATTATGATAATCCGGTAGTTGCTCAGCTACCTAAGCATTTGTTAAAATACATTGTTCCGCAAGACTACTCCCGATATACAGCAATTGATCAAGCAGTATGGCGCTATGTTATGCGGCAGAACTATGCCTATTTGCGCAAAATAGCCTACTACCCATACATTCCAGGGTTGACGAAAGCTGGCCTTAGTATCGAGGAGGTTCCGAACCTACAGTCGATGAACGATGCTTTGAAAAAAATAGGCTGGGGTGCAGTTACGGTTGATGGATTTATTCCGCCTTCGGCATTTATGGAGTTTCAAGCATACCGCGTTCTGGTCATTGCGGCAGACATCCGAAGTATAGATCATATTTCATATACGCCGGCACCGGACATTATTCATGAGTCTTCCGGGCATGCTCCGATTATTGGTGAACCTGAATATGCTGATTATTTGCAGTATTTTGGATCTGTCGGCACCAAAGCTTTAAGCTCGGGGAAAGATATGGAACTTTATGAAGCGATCCGGGAGCTCTCGATCGTGAAAGAAAAGGAAGGTGCGTCGCAAGAGGAAATCGATGCGGCGGAATCTAAGTTTGAGGCTATCTCCAAGAACATGGGTGAGCCGTCGGAAATGGCTATATTGAGTCGCTTACACTGGTGGACAGTGGAGTACGGCCTGATAGGTACGTTAGAAGACCCTAAAATATATGGTGCAGGATTGCTTTCTTCAATCGGTGAAAGCGCGAATTGCATGCGTCCGGAGGTCAGCAAGCTACCTTTTACGCTAGATGCGATAAAATATGCATATGATATCACGCAGCCGCAGCCCCAATTATTTGTGACAGCAGATTTCCATCAGGTTTACGACGTATTGGATGAGTTCGCGAATCAAATGGCTTTCCGCGTTGGCGGGAAGGCGAGTATGGACAAGGCGATTGATAGTCGGACGGTATGTACTGCGGTATATAGTTCGGGATTGCAGGTTTCGGGTGTATTCGTAGATTTCGCAGATAGCGAAGAGCTGATCGGCATCAAGACGAACAGCCCTACCTCGCTTGCATTTGAAGACAAGCAGCTCGATGGGCATGGGAAAAACTATCATAAAGATGGTTTCAGCTCGCCTGTAGGCTTACTAAAAGGCATTTCTCAGCCTTTAGAAGTTTTTTCAACGCAACAGTTGAGCGAACTGGGAATTGTCCAGGGAAAGCCTGCTGAGCTACATTTCGAATCAGGATTAGCAGTACGCGGCGTTGTTGATGGGCTGACCTATCGCAACGAGCGTTTATTGATGATTTCATTCAGCGACTGCACAGTAAATGATGCATCTGGGAAAGTATATTTTCAACCCGAATGGGGAACCTACGATATGGCGGTCGGTCATAAAATAGTATCTGTTTTTGCAGGCGCCGCAGATAAGGATGCCTATGAAGGAGCAGGAGGCGGTACAGGCGAGCCTATCGCTGCAGGCGTTTACTCGGATCGCGTTCTAGCTTTACAACAAGTATATCAAGCTATCCGCGCTGTGCGAACCGAAAAGGGTAATGTGGACAGTTTAGTTAATAAATTAAGAGGTTTAGATGCGAATTTTTCGGATACCTGGTTAGCGGCTTTGGAAATTTTAGAAATCGCATTGGATCAGGAGAAGCAAGACCTAGCGATCGATGCAGAGGGCTATTTAAGGATGATGAAAACAAAACATCCTGAATTAGATAAACTTATTCAGGATGGTATTCGTTTGGCGAAAGACAGGAATATCAGTCTGACGCTAAGCCAGTAA
- the hppD gene encoding 4-hydroxyphenylpyruvate dioxygenase: MAQTFAEKIALAQDFLPINGTDYVEFYVGNAKQAAHYYKTAFGFQSEAYAGPETGVRDRASYVIKQNKIRLVLTTALKSDHPISEHVKKHGDGVKVLALWVDDAEKSFKETVSRGAKVYQELEVKQDEFGEVRTAGIYTYGETVHMFVERKNYTGAFMPGYQVWESDYNPEETGLLYIDHCVGNVGWERMNETVAWYQDVMGFVNILSFDDKQINTEYSALMSKVMSNGNGYVKFPINEPAEGKKKSQIEEYLEFYEGEGVQHAALATNDIVATVKALKARGVEFLGAPPEAYYEMLPERIGAIDEEIKIIQDLGILVDRDEEGYLLQIFTKPVEDRPTLFYEIIQRKGAQSFGAGNFKALFEAIEREQEKRGNL; the protein is encoded by the coding sequence ATGGCACAAACATTCGCAGAAAAGATTGCCTTAGCGCAGGATTTTCTACCTATTAACGGAACTGATTACGTTGAATTTTATGTGGGCAATGCAAAGCAGGCAGCCCATTATTACAAGACTGCTTTTGGATTTCAATCTGAAGCCTACGCTGGTCCGGAAACAGGAGTTCGCGACCGCGCTTCTTATGTTATCAAACAGAATAAAATACGCTTAGTCCTGACAACAGCATTGAAATCGGATCACCCTATTTCCGAACATGTTAAAAAGCATGGCGATGGTGTGAAAGTGTTGGCACTATGGGTTGACGACGCGGAGAAGTCCTTCAAAGAAACGGTTAGCCGTGGTGCTAAAGTGTATCAGGAACTAGAAGTTAAACAAGATGAGTTTGGCGAAGTTCGTACGGCTGGTATCTACACCTACGGTGAGACGGTGCATATGTTCGTTGAACGTAAGAATTATACGGGTGCATTTATGCCAGGCTATCAAGTATGGGAGTCTGATTATAACCCGGAGGAAACGGGCTTATTGTATATCGATCATTGCGTGGGCAACGTGGGTTGGGAAAGAATGAACGAGACTGTAGCGTGGTATCAGGATGTGATGGGCTTTGTAAACATCCTTTCTTTCGACGACAAGCAGATCAATACGGAATACTCAGCATTGATGAGTAAAGTAATGAGCAATGGGAATGGCTATGTGAAGTTTCCAATCAACGAGCCTGCCGAGGGGAAAAAGAAGTCTCAGATTGAAGAGTACTTGGAGTTTTATGAGGGAGAAGGCGTTCAGCACGCTGCTTTAGCTACCAACGACATTGTTGCTACGGTAAAAGCATTAAAAGCTAGGGGCGTGGAGTTCTTAGGAGCACCGCCGGAGGCATACTACGAGATGTTACCAGAGCGTATTGGCGCTATTGATGAGGAAATCAAGATAATTCAGGATCTGGGAATTTTAGTCGACCGCGATGAGGAAGGCTATTTACTTCAGATCTTCACCAAGCCAGTAGAGGATCGTCCGACCTTATTTTATGAGATCATTCAGCGCAAAGGCGCACAGAGTTTTGGTGCTGGAAACTTCAAAGCACTATTTGAAGCCATCGAAAGAGAACAAGAAAAGAGAGGAAACCTTTAA
- a CDS encoding fumarylacetoacetate hydrolase family protein has translation MKIITFRHNNQESLGLVHQDYLIPISNIGDNLPDSMEALLNAGQEGLDNLYQAFQTYLENSQQTANLSFEEVEILAPVPRPTSLRDAYAFRQHVETSRANRGLEMIPEFDLFPVFYFSNHRAIAGPGEVYCMPDHFDRMDFELEVAVVINKEGKNIKAADADEYIAGYMIMNDLSARRLQMEEMKLNLGPAKGKDFATVIGPYLVTKDELAAYKVPTPAGREGDLYDLKMECFVNDMKVSSGSLASMNWTFAEIIERISYGVTIYPGDVIGSGTVGTGCFLELNGTGNRKDPNYREQWLQPGDSIRMEVTALGSLEHTVLLDKNL, from the coding sequence ATGAAAATCATAACATTCCGTCATAATAATCAAGAATCTTTAGGTCTTGTTCATCAAGATTACCTCATCCCGATATCGAATATTGGCGATAATCTACCGGATAGCATGGAAGCGCTTCTGAACGCCGGACAAGAAGGGTTGGATAATCTATACCAAGCCTTTCAAACCTACTTAGAAAACAGTCAGCAAACTGCTAATTTATCATTTGAGGAGGTCGAAATACTTGCTCCTGTCCCGAGACCAACATCCTTAAGAGATGCTTATGCCTTTCGGCAACATGTGGAAACCTCACGCGCAAACCGCGGATTAGAGATGATTCCCGAATTTGACTTATTCCCGGTATTCTATTTTTCCAATCATCGAGCAATTGCCGGTCCTGGAGAAGTATATTGTATGCCTGATCATTTCGATCGAATGGACTTCGAATTGGAAGTTGCCGTTGTTATAAATAAAGAAGGTAAAAATATTAAAGCCGCAGATGCCGATGAATACATTGCCGGTTATATGATCATGAACGACCTGAGCGCACGCCGCCTACAGATGGAGGAGATGAAGCTTAATCTAGGCCCCGCAAAGGGAAAGGATTTTGCTACTGTAATCGGCCCATATCTAGTAACAAAAGACGAGCTAGCAGCTTACAAGGTCCCTACGCCTGCGGGTCGCGAAGGCGACTTATACGACTTAAAGATGGAATGCTTTGTCAACGACATGAAAGTATCATCAGGAAGTTTGGCAAGTATGAACTGGACCTTCGCGGAGATCATTGAACGCATATCCTACGGCGTGACGATCTACCCAGGAGATGTCATAGGCTCCGGAACTGTAGGAACAGGATGCTTCTTAGAACTTAACGGAACCGGGAATCGCAAAGACCCAAACTACCGGGAACAGTGGCTGCAGCCCGGCGATAGTATCCGCATGGAAGTTACAGCCTTAGGATCTCTTGAACACACTGTTCTCCTAGATAAAAACCTATAA
- a CDS encoding flavin reductase family protein, whose translation MQNLETKTFEPAVHGRVFDNLIKYAVAPRPICFASTIDAAGEVNLSPFSYFNYMSQKPPICVFSPLRRVRDGSTKHTLDNINEVAEVVINIVNYDMVQQQSLASTEYAKGVNEFDKSGLTPVPSQHVKPPRVAESPIQLECKVRQVIPLSEDGGAGNLVIAEVVCMHVKSHLLNEHDQVNQADLDLVARLGGDWYCRITEENLFEVPKPLRKLGIGVDQLPEHIRLSSILTGNQLGLLANIEALPEESDLAKNDAHVQQLLTMWQNDKTQLTNELHRYAAQLLDQDEIDFAWQVLLLA comes from the coding sequence ATGCAAAATCTAGAAACCAAAACCTTTGAACCCGCTGTACATGGACGCGTATTCGACAACCTGATAAAATATGCTGTTGCTCCTCGACCTATCTGCTTCGCCAGTACGATTGACGCTGCGGGCGAAGTGAACTTGAGCCCATTCAGCTATTTCAATTACATGTCGCAAAAACCGCCCATCTGCGTATTCTCACCACTACGCCGAGTACGCGATGGTTCTACAAAACATACCTTAGACAATATTAATGAAGTGGCAGAGGTTGTTATCAATATTGTAAACTACGATATGGTACAGCAGCAGTCCCTCGCCAGCACGGAATATGCTAAAGGAGTCAATGAGTTTGATAAATCAGGGCTTACCCCTGTCCCATCACAACATGTTAAACCACCGCGTGTCGCGGAATCTCCAATACAGTTAGAGTGCAAGGTACGCCAAGTTATTCCGCTCTCAGAGGATGGTGGGGCTGGTAACTTAGTTATTGCAGAAGTCGTTTGTATGCATGTGAAGAGTCATCTTCTTAATGAGCACGATCAAGTCAATCAAGCAGACTTAGATCTTGTTGCACGTTTAGGTGGAGACTGGTATTGTCGAATAACGGAAGAAAACCTATTCGAAGTCCCAAAACCATTAAGAAAGTTAGGAATTGGTGTGGATCAATTACCCGAGCATATCCGCTTGTCCAGTATCTTAACAGGAAATCAATTGGGGCTATTGGCAAATATAGAAGCGCTTCCCGAGGAAAGTGATCTAGCAAAAAATGACGCACACGTGCAGCAATTGCTTACTATGTGGCAGAATGATAAGACTCAATTAACAAATGAGCTGCATCGATATGCAGCCCAACTTCTTGACCAAGACGAAATAGACTTCGCCTGGCAGGTCTTATTACTGGCTTAG
- a CDS encoding GNAT family N-acetyltransferase — protein sequence MKEQFEPIPVVKNEEKSRFELDVDGHIAFIDYKETPSNVALIHTEAPEELAGTGAAAALVEKTLVYIQESGKKLLPYCPYVFAFIKKHPEWKALVAPHFPGYDKL from the coding sequence ATGAAAGAGCAATTCGAACCCATCCCTGTCGTGAAAAACGAGGAAAAGAGCAGATTTGAGCTAGATGTAGATGGCCATATCGCCTTTATAGACTACAAAGAAACCCCCAGCAATGTTGCATTGATCCATACCGAAGCACCGGAGGAACTCGCTGGAACAGGTGCGGCAGCAGCATTAGTAGAAAAAACGCTGGTATACATTCAAGAGTCAGGCAAGAAATTATTGCCTTATTGTCCTTATGTCTTTGCATTTATTAAAAAGCATCCCGAATGGAAGGCTTTGGTCGCTCCCCATTTCCCAGGATACGATAAACTTTAA